In Cercospora beticola chromosome 3, complete sequence, the following proteins share a genomic window:
- a CDS encoding uncharacterized protein (antiSMASH:Cluster_7), translating to MAADVRRDSVPARTFKDMPSLKQMPPAMAYTSPATSTIPLNEDGGRRPATTLPLNLIAHIMSYLDDVGDMARIARTSRLMYYMCLPQLYQRVNLHSYGEMRYVNGRPEGFGAGSPFMMALNGLCTKGHATLVQELKVWGKWQELGIDDFAKGRVPDTSMMLNIILRAATDKMTKLKSFSWELDCKPLKTLYQGLGTHNTLTTLTLRFPTIRVPRPSVIIPPMPNLRAFQLLDYDPLCYPDDLSMLFLGSKKLEDVRLHFSPRMRAEAENTMSLGAFFGRCYKADYKLQVKHFALQNWFGQNVLSFDQIFDDQTCTSATFIDTFGGNDPRTIFVDETWNAVPHDLDVPFDRIRVNEISPRHVEIMRKQSKNMKALYLISNAKRQKTGYTPASNASNGEPPTPNGDAAHSPYDPNKDPEWISLGKEYIHTIGDHHGSTLKHLLLSDVWAVPREDLAYLVRTCTQLEQLGLALDDVQHESIRLLCPFLPNLKCLRILENEQLRQHFALYTHEQRMYQMANELATRGPLHLEFICLADCCYKIGGLIEVPQENGTIEIQRQITMVDKGEAVKFEIWHLDTLDISVDPIAPFTK from the exons ATGGCTGCGGACGTCCGCAGGGACAGTGTGCCAGCACGCACATTCAAAGACATGCCCTCGCTGAAACAAATGCCTCCGGCGATGGCATATACGTCGCCTGCAACGAGTACAATTCCCCTGAACGAAGATGGAGGACGCCGACCTGCGACAACGCTCCCGCTGAACCTCATCGCACACATCATGTCGTACCTCGACGACGTAGGGGATATGGCGCGGATCGCGCGGACAAGTAGGCTCATGTACTACATGTGCTTACCGCAACTATACCAACGTGTGAATCTCCACTCGTACGGAGAAATGAGATATGTCAATGGGAGGCCGGAAGGATTTGGCGCTGGGAGCCCATTCATGATGGCATTGAATGGCTTGTGCACCAAAGGTCATGCCACACTGGTTCAAGAGCTGAAAGTTTGG GGCAAATGGCAAGAGTTGGGCATCGATGACTTCGCCAAAGGCAGGGTGCCTGACACCTCGATGATGCTGAACATAATTCTTCGAGCCGCGACAGACAAAATGACCAAGCTCAAGTCGTTCTCCTGGGAGCTTGATTGCAAACCTTTGAAGACTTTGTATCAAGGCCTCGGAACTCATAACACTCTCACCACTCTGACCTTGCGATTTCCTACGATACGAGTCCCGCGGCCATCGGTGATAATCCCGCCCATGCCCAACTTGCGCGCCTTTCAATTACTGGACTACGACCCTTTATGCTACCCGGACGATCTCAGCATGCTCTTCCTAggatcgaagaagctcgaagacgtGCGCCTGCACTTCTCTCCACGCATGCGCGCAGAGGCAGAAAACACGATGAGTCTGGGCGCCTTTTTCGGTCGATGCTACAAGGCAGACTACAAGCTTCAGGTGAAGCATTTCGCCCTACAGAATTGGTTTGGCCAGAATGTGCTCAGCTTTGACCAAATATTTGATGACCAAACCTGCACCAGTGCCACCTTCATCGATACGTTTGGCGGAAACGACCCTCGCACAATATTTGTCGACGAAACGTGGAACGCCGTTCCGCATGATCTTGATGTGCCTTTCGACCGGATACGAGTCAACGAGATTTCGCCACGTCATGTCGAAATAATGCGCAAACAGAGTAAGAACATGAAAGCATTGTACCTGATCAGCAACGCAAAGCGCCAGAAGACAGGTTACACTCCAGCGTCGAACGCAAGTAACGGTGAACCACCCACACCCAATGGCGACGCGGCGCATTCCCCATACGACCCGAACAAGGACCCAGAATGGATTTCGCTTGGGAAAGAATACATTCATACGATAGGGGATCACCACGGGAGCACCCTCAAGCACTTACTTCTGAGCGACGTGTGGGCAGTACCACGAGAGGATCTGGCCTATCTCGTGCGCACATGCACCCAGCTCGAACAACTTGGCCTCGCACTTGACGACGTCCAACACGAATCCATTCGCCTCCTCTGCCCATTCTTACCAAACCTGAAATGTCTCCGCATTCTGGAGAACGAGCAGCTTCGACAGCACTTTGCTCTGTACACGCACGAGCAACGCATGTACCAAATGGCCAATGAACTCGCGACGCGTGGGCCATTGCACCTCGAGTTTATCTGTCTGGCCGATTGTTGTTACAAGATTGGAGGATTAATTGAGGTCCCGCAAGAGAACGGCACTATCGAAATACAGCGCCAAATCACCATGGTTGATAAGGGCGAGGCCGTGAAATTCGAAATCTGGCATCTGGATACGCTCGACATCAGCGTGGATCCCATTGCGCCGTTTACGAAGTGA
- a CDS encoding uncharacterized protein (antiSMASH:Cluster_7~MEROPS:MER0005900) yields MTNESPDLDLTVNGTTSSTNYQMANPLKPWTKVPQKRYRLIDAQLIDPKDGSLHSHVTIDIKDGLIHRMTKLNSSPTSPNDEVFKWTANEEITIINLQGRYICPGLIDCHVHLATPPGEDGLKDTMTQHAETALLRQPYLAREILKRGFTTVRDCGGAGLALKEALAEGLYPGPRLFIAGHGISQTGGHGDMRSSKDEEYACCGGNTRGLGRIADGVEQCLHAAREELRQGADFLKIMLSGGVVSPTDKLTNLQYTPEEIRAFTKVASDSGTWATAHAYTPAAIRNAVENGVLGIEHGNLVDEPTAELMAKNNVFLTPTLITYQTMASKEFGNFLPPSIAAKNLQVLEAGLRSVQIADKAGVTMCYGTDLLGPLEVMQASEFSLRKQAGLSNLKILQSATVNAARMLRQEDKLGRIKEGTIADLIILNANPLEDIEVLARPQKHLLAVIKDGRVLHSKWSKLFPDTEQNPVLE; encoded by the exons ATGACAAACGAAAGTCCCGACCTCGACCTCACGGTCAACGGAACAACCTCAAGCACAAATTACCAAATGGCCAACCCGTTGAAGCCTTGGACGAAGGTCCCCCAGAAGCGCTATCGCCTCATCGACGCCCAACTGATCG ACCCCAAAGATGGCTCCCTCCACTCCCACGTAACAATCGACATAAAAGACGGCCTAATCCACCGCATGACAAAACTAAACTCCAGCCCCACAAGCCCCAACGACGAAGTCTTCAAATGGACCGCCAACGAAGAAATCACAATCATCAACCTCCAAGGCCGCTACATTTGTCCCGGCCTCATAGACTGCCACGTCCACCTCGCAACTCCCCCAGGCGAAGATGGTCTCAAAGACACAATGACTCAACATGCCGAGACCGCCTTACTAAGACAACCATATCTAGCCCGAGAAATTCTCAAACGAGGTTTCACCACCGTACGCGATTGTGGAGGAGCGGGTCTGGCGTTGAAAGAAGCTTTGGCCGAAGGACTTTATCCTGGTCCACGATTATTCATCGCAGGACATGGGATTTCGCAGACGGGTGGGCATGGGGATATGCGGAGTTCCAAAGATGAGGAGTATGCGTGCTGTGGCGGGAATACTCGAGGTTTGGGTCGAATAGCAGATGGTGTGGAGCAATGTCTTCACGCAGCTCGTGAGGAGCTGCGACAGGGCGCCGATTTTCTAAAAATTATGCTATCTGGAGGGGTGGTGTCTCCGACTGACAAGCTGACAAATCTGCAATATACGCCGGAGGAAATCCGAGCGTTTACAAAAGTGGCGAGTGATTCCGGGACT TGGGCGACAGCACATGCGTACACTCCAGCTGCGATTCGCAATGCGGTCGAGAATGGAGTGCTTGGCATCGAACATGGCAACCTGGTCGATGAACCAACAGCCGAGCTGATGGCCAAGAACAACGTCTTCTTGACACCGACGCTC ATCACGTACCAAACCATGGCGAGCAAAGAGTTCGGCAACTTCCTTCCCCCTTCAATAGCCGCCAAGAATCTCCAAGTCCTGGAAGCTGGTCTGCGGAGCGTCCAGATAGCAGACAAGGCCGGGGTGACCATGTGCTACGGCACTGATCTGCTAGGGCCGCTCGAAGTTATGCAAGCCAGTGAATTCTCTTTACGGAAGCAAGCTGGCTTGTCGAATCTCAAGATCCTGCAATCCGCGACTGTCAATGCTGCCCGAATGCTCCGGCAAGAGGATAAGCTCGGGCGCATCAAGGAGGGGACCATCGCGGATCTGATAATCCTGAACGCCAATCCACTTGAAGACATCGAGGTCTTGGCGCGGCCGCAAAAGCATTTGTTGGCCGTAATCAAAGACGGCAGAGTGCTCCACAGCAAGTGGTCCAAGCTGTTCCCAGACACGGAGCAGAATCCTGTGCTCGAATGA
- a CDS encoding uncharacterized protein (SMCOG1106:major facilitator transporter~antiSMASH:Cluster_7) produces MMMKKKLPREELDIQDGIHVDITNPDAERRVLRKSDLIVLPMMCLVFFTQYLDKQSLSYASIYGLLEDLSLSSTQYSWLTSCFYLAQLASEWPFIYLMSRFPIAKFVGLTVILWGGVCMCLAAPNNFAGFAAVRCLLGFTEGAVSPAFITITSIWYKKEEHPMRVGMWVTCNGLAQIVGSLMMYGIGENLSHLSIAPWRLMFLLCGAVTIFAGIIFFLLMPAGPGTAWFLTPDERIVAAKRLASQHDGGDKTSFSWKQFKEACLDIKTFHVFMFGILVTMCSPVLTFASLVIKNLGYTSPQTLLYGSPSGAIQIAFIWIGVLGCLWFPNRRSLIVLILCVVPLTGCILLTILPLSAGWGMIVASWLASVISSQFSILMSLSASNVRGNTKKAFVNAVFFVGYSTGCIAAPHLWTEPPRYRAGVICALVDWGLVYVFIPSYWYLCWRDNRVRNRLQCDEAESMRFIEGADVTDKEDKSFRYTT; encoded by the exons ATGATGATGAAAAAGAAACTGCCCCGTGAGGAGCTCGACATACAGGATGGCATTCACGTTGACATCACGAATCCCGATGCGGAACGACGCGTGCTTCGCAAATCCGACCTCATAGTTCTGCCGATG ATGTGCCTCGTGTTCTTCACACAATACCTCGACAAGCAGAGTCTTTCTTATGCATCAATCTACGGGTTACTCGAAGATCTGAGCCTGAGCTCGACACAGTACAGCTGGCTGACGTCCTGTTTCTATTTGGCGCAATTGGCGTCCGAGTGGCCTTTTATCTACCTTATGAGCAGGTTTCCCATTGCAAAATTCGTGGGCTTGACTGTCATTCTGTGGGGCGGAGTATGCATGTGCCTTGCTGCTCCGAATAACTTTGCAGGCTTCGCGGCTGTTCGATGTCTGCTCGGTTTCACCGAGGGTGCAGTCAGCCCGGCATTCATTACTATCACGAGTATATGGTACAAGAAGGAAGAGCATCCAATGAGAGTGGGCATGTGG GTCACCTGCAACGGTCTCGCCCAGATCGTCGGCTCCCTCATGATGTACGGCATTGGAGAAAATCTTTCCCACCTCTCCATCGCTCCCTGGCGCCTGATGTTTCTCCTCTGTGGCGCAGTAACCATATTCGCTGGCATAATATTCTTCCTACTCATGCCTGCTGGGCCCGGCACAGCTTGGTTCCTCACTCCAGACGAGCGCATCGTCGCAGCCAAACGCCTCGCGTCCCAGCATGACGGCGGAGACAAGACTTCGTTCTCCTGGAAGCAATTCAAAGAAGCTTGTCTCGACATCAAAACCTTCCACGTCTTCATGTTTGGCATCCTGGTCACAATGTGCTCTCCCGTCCTAACCTTTGCAAGCCTAGTAATCAAGAATTTGGGCTACACATCCCCGCAAACCCTCCTCTACGGCTCTCCCTCCGGTGCAATACAAATCGCCTTCATCTGGATCGGAGTCCTCGGATGTCTCTGGTTTCCAAATCGACGGagcctcatcgtcctcattcTGTGCGTGGTACCTCTCACCGGGTGCATTCTTCTCACCATTCTCCCGCTCTCCGCAGGCTGGGGGATGATCGTTGCGAGCTGGCTTGCATCAGTCATCAGTTCGCAGTTCAGTATTCTCATGTCCCTGTCTGCGAGCAATGTCCGCGGAAATACTAAGAAAGCTTTCGTCAATGCTGTATTTTTCGTGGGTTATAGTACGGGATGTATCGCGGCGCCGCACCTTTGGACGGAACCGCCGAGGTATCGAGCGGGAGTCATTTGTGCGTTGGTCGATTGGGGTTTGGTGTATGTGTTTATTCCGAGTTATTGGTATTTGTGCTGGAGAGATAATAGAGTGCGGAACAGGTTGCAGTGTGATGAGGCTGAGAGTATGAGGTTTATTGAGGGGGCCGATGTCACGGATAAGGAAGACAAGTCGTTTCGCTATACGACATGA
- a CDS encoding uncharacterized protein (MEROPS:MER0017177), translated as MADQTLKTLHPFLQENTSTVSSGGHVKSYSHDLGSGPIFVCVHGWPQSSYMWRHVVSELKDTISLFVPELPGYGFSSLPPKHDKRTVGNLIIEALQQVFSKDRPVIWCGHDRGGRIGHRLIVDNTPSHNIISAILIDIVPTKEQWAAFSNPAASAAYYHWPFLALPTAPQMIEAMGSGEFTKINLERAKGAAEAGVSKFRENDAVGHYCHQFSNPECVAGSCGDYSAGAFEDVEEQTKDQESGRKVGIPLMVVWSASNLGRMHDVPKVWKGWVERPEEVRFEPVDGGFGHYLPEECPERVLPLFKEWIEGSGK; from the exons ATGGCAGACCAGACACTGAAGACGCTGCATCCTTTCCTGCAAGAGAACACCTCCACCGTCTCCTCAGGCGGCCATGTCAAGAGCTATTCCCATGACCTTGGCTCCGGTCCTATCTTCGTATGCGTCCATGGCTGGCCTCAAAGCAGCTACATGTGGAGACATGTCGTCTCTGAACTGAAAGACACCATCTCTCTCTTCGTGCCCGAACTCCCCGGCTACGGCTTCTCCTCCCTCCCTCCCAAACATGACAAGCGCACAGTAGGCAacctcatcatcgaagcTCTGCAACAAGTCTTCTCCAAAGATCGCCCCGTAATCTGGTGCGGCCACGACCGCGGAG GCAGAATCGGCCACCGCCTAATCGTAGACAACACCCCCTCCCACAACATCATCTCCGCAAtcctcatcgacatcgtcccCACAAAAGAACAATGGGCCGCCTTCTCCAACCCCGCCGCAAGCGCAGCCTACTACCACTGGCCTTTCCTCGCCTTACCCACAGCCCCTCAAATGATCGAAGCAATGGGTAGTGGCGAATTCACAAAAATCAACCTCGAACGCGCCAAAGGCGCCGCCGAAGCCGGGGTATCCAAATTTAGAGAAAATGACGCGGTAGGGCATTATTGTCATCAATTCTCGAATCCGGAATGTGTGGCGGGGAGTTGTGGGGATTATTCTGCGGGGGCGTTTGAGGATGTGGAGGAGCAGACGAAGGATCAGGAGAGTGGGAGGAAGGTGGGGATTCCGTTGATGGTGGTTTGGTCGGCGAGTAATTTGGGGAGGATGCATGATGTGCCTAAGGTGTGGAAGGGGTGGGTGGAGAGGCCGGAGGAGGTGAGGTTTGAACCTGTGGATGGGGGATTTGGGCATTATTTGCCGGAGGAGTGTCCGGAGAGGGTGCTGCCGTTGTTTAAGGAGTGGATTGAGGGGAGTGGGAAGTAG